From Myxococcus stipitatus, one genomic window encodes:
- a CDS encoding amidohydrolase family protein yields the protein MRFRSLPLLLVSACATVPRAPAPVTPVAAAPAPTRVWKQSRAVVVRHATVMPASGPAIEDGAVAWVDGKLTAVGRDAEVATPPGAEEVDGTGLYVTPGIIDAHSHLGVYASPESFSNSDGNEATAPVTAEVSAEHSFWPQDPGLRRAAAGGVTSLLVLPGSANLVGGRGFPVKLHFGRSAAEVRFPGAKDSLKMACGENPRRVYGQDRKMAPSTRMGNVAGYRQAFAQAREYMDKWADWTKKKEKSPDEAGPAPARDLKLETLAEVLRGNILVQNHCYRADEMEVMLQVAQEAGYSIRAFHHALEAYKVRDSLAARNVAVATWADWWGFKLEAWDGIPENAGLVSQAGGKAVIHSDSAYGIQRLNQEAGKALWRARESGIPLSEEEALRWVTLNPAWVMGVETLTGSLEPGKMADVVLWKGHPLSVYARAQRVWADGVVTFDAASGAVEASDFEVGEMARGAARLVAAPAPVPSLAELGLTAACDVSRDAACAALVPVEARACTVFVGVTAFTGAGWLRNATVVLDGGKVASVKQDGVAAPAGCRTVEGKGRLLTPGLMDPFTQLGLVEVGAEGQTQDDGLRGDADRRDVRAALQSADSVNPASAMFPVARLGGVTGAVTVQHGGLVSGQSAFVTTDGVVRRGALAMHVNLGTPGRDAVSGSRALVLERLRELLFDAREYGRRKADFEQRRMRDVAASRLDLEAMQPVLTGALPVVVVAQRVSDIRAALSLGREYGLKLVIVGGGEAWMVASELAAAKVPVILQPTQNLPLDFDRLNSRLDAAALLSGAGVKVLVSVLGEPGMVRTLAQEAGNAVSWGLPHTEALRAVTTNVAETFNLPGGRLAPGAAADVVLWTGDPLESSSRPVGMWLGGTQVPLVSRQQALFDKHRTLPAK from the coding sequence ATGCGCTTTCGCTCCCTGCCCCTGTTGCTGGTCTCCGCTTGCGCCACGGTGCCCCGGGCGCCGGCCCCCGTCACGCCCGTCGCCGCGGCCCCGGCGCCCACCCGCGTCTGGAAGCAGTCCCGGGCGGTGGTGGTCCGCCACGCCACGGTGATGCCCGCCAGCGGCCCCGCCATCGAGGACGGGGCGGTGGCCTGGGTGGACGGGAAGTTGACGGCGGTGGGACGTGACGCGGAGGTGGCGACGCCACCGGGAGCGGAGGAGGTGGACGGGACGGGCCTGTACGTGACGCCCGGCATCATCGACGCCCACAGCCACCTGGGGGTGTATGCCTCCCCGGAGTCGTTCTCGAACTCGGACGGCAACGAGGCCACGGCGCCGGTGACGGCCGAGGTCTCCGCCGAGCACTCCTTCTGGCCCCAGGACCCGGGCCTGCGGCGGGCGGCGGCGGGCGGGGTGACGTCCCTCTTGGTCCTGCCGGGCAGCGCCAACCTGGTGGGAGGGCGGGGCTTCCCGGTGAAGCTCCACTTCGGGCGCTCCGCGGCGGAGGTGCGGTTCCCGGGGGCGAAGGACTCGCTGAAGATGGCGTGCGGCGAGAACCCCCGGCGCGTCTACGGACAGGACCGGAAGATGGCGCCCTCCACCCGCATGGGCAACGTGGCCGGCTACCGGCAGGCCTTCGCGCAGGCGCGCGAGTACATGGACAAGTGGGCGGACTGGACGAAGAAGAAGGAGAAGTCGCCCGACGAGGCGGGGCCGGCGCCCGCGCGTGACTTGAAGCTGGAGACGCTGGCGGAGGTGCTGCGCGGCAACATCCTCGTCCAGAACCACTGCTACCGCGCGGACGAGATGGAGGTGATGCTCCAGGTCGCCCAGGAGGCGGGCTACTCCATCCGCGCCTTCCACCACGCGCTGGAGGCGTACAAGGTCCGCGACAGCCTGGCGGCGAGGAACGTGGCCGTGGCCACCTGGGCGGACTGGTGGGGCTTCAAGCTGGAGGCCTGGGATGGCATCCCGGAGAACGCGGGCCTCGTCTCCCAGGCGGGAGGCAAGGCCGTCATCCACTCCGACTCCGCCTACGGCATCCAGCGACTGAACCAGGAGGCGGGCAAGGCCCTGTGGCGGGCGCGCGAGTCCGGCATCCCTCTTTCCGAGGAAGAGGCATTGCGCTGGGTGACGCTGAACCCGGCGTGGGTGATGGGCGTGGAGACGCTCACCGGTTCGCTGGAGCCGGGGAAGATGGCGGACGTGGTGCTGTGGAAGGGCCACCCGCTGAGCGTCTACGCGCGGGCGCAGCGCGTGTGGGCGGACGGCGTCGTCACCTTCGACGCGGCGTCCGGCGCGGTGGAGGCGAGCGACTTCGAGGTGGGGGAGATGGCGCGGGGGGCGGCGCGGCTGGTGGCGGCGCCCGCGCCGGTGCCGTCGCTGGCGGAGCTGGGGCTGACGGCGGCGTGTGACGTGTCGAGGGACGCGGCCTGCGCGGCGCTGGTGCCGGTGGAGGCGCGGGCGTGCACCGTGTTCGTGGGCGTGACGGCCTTCACTGGCGCGGGGTGGTTGAGGAACGCCACGGTGGTGCTGGACGGCGGGAAGGTGGCGAGCGTGAAGCAGGACGGCGTCGCGGCGCCCGCGGGCTGCCGGACGGTGGAGGGGAAGGGGCGGTTGTTGACGCCGGGGTTGATGGACCCGTTCACCCAGCTGGGCCTGGTGGAGGTGGGGGCGGAGGGGCAGACGCAGGACGACGGGCTGCGCGGGGACGCGGACCGGCGGGACGTGCGCGCGGCGCTCCAGTCCGCGGACAGCGTCAACCCGGCTTCGGCCATGTTCCCGGTGGCGCGGCTGGGCGGCGTCACCGGCGCGGTGACGGTGCAGCACGGCGGGCTCGTGTCCGGGCAGAGCGCCTTCGTGACGACGGACGGCGTGGTGCGGCGCGGGGCGCTGGCGATGCACGTCAACCTGGGCACGCCGGGGCGGGACGCGGTGTCGGGCTCGCGCGCGCTGGTGCTGGAGCGGCTGCGCGAGCTGCTCTTCGACGCGCGCGAGTACGGCCGGCGCAAGGCGGACTTCGAGCAGCGCCGCATGCGCGACGTCGCGGCGAGCCGGTTGGACCTGGAGGCGATGCAGCCGGTGCTGACGGGCGCGCTGCCCGTGGTGGTGGTGGCGCAGCGGGTGTCCGACATCCGGGCGGCGCTGTCCCTGGGCCGCGAGTACGGCCTGAAGCTGGTCATCGTGGGCGGCGGCGAGGCGTGGATGGTGGCGTCCGAGCTGGCCGCCGCGAAGGTGCCCGTCATCCTCCAGCCCACGCAGAACCTGCCGCTGGACTTCGACCGGCTCAACAGCCGGCTCGACGCGGCGGCGCTGCTGAGCGGGGCGGGCGTGAAGGTGCTCGTCTCCGTGTTGGGAGAGCCGGGCATGGTGCGCACGCTCGCGCAGGAGGCGGGCAACGCCGTGTCGTGGGGGCTGCCGCACACGGAGGCGCTGCGCGCGGTGACGACGAACGTGGCGGAGACCTTCAACCTGCCCGGGGGCCGGCTCGCGCCGGGCGCGGCGGCGGACGTGGTGCTGTGGACGGGGGACCCGCTGGAGTCGTCCTCGCGCCCGGTGGGCATGTGGCTGGGGGGCACGCAGGTGCCGCTCGTCAGCCGCCAGCAGGCCCTGTTCGACAAGCACCGGACGTTGCCGGCGAAGTAG
- a CDS encoding class I SAM-dependent methyltransferase yields MGQEPDLLFYTRQASEHGGPVLVLGAANGRVVWALAEHGFTAVGVDPSEVMIRSAEERRATQSAEVSNRARFLVADLRSLRLPDRFPLVLAPQHALGLMPGNDDLEGFLATVRHHLLPEGTFVYDVLNTPREPVLPRDDEEPNAGLEPRRPLFALHLRERKRAGTPSPIRRLKLRHFSPEELDAALTAAGFVPRERYGRFDGKPFDLEDSRHIGVAGP; encoded by the coding sequence GTGGGCCAGGAGCCGGACCTCCTCTTCTACACACGCCAGGCGAGCGAGCACGGTGGGCCGGTGTTGGTGCTGGGCGCCGCCAACGGCCGCGTGGTGTGGGCGCTGGCCGAGCACGGCTTCACCGCGGTGGGCGTGGACCCGTCGGAGGTGATGATCCGCTCCGCGGAGGAGCGCCGGGCCACGCAGTCGGCGGAGGTGTCCAACCGCGCCCGCTTCCTCGTCGCCGACCTGCGCTCCCTGCGGCTGCCGGACCGCTTCCCGCTGGTGCTCGCCCCGCAGCACGCGCTGGGGCTGATGCCGGGCAATGACGACCTGGAGGGCTTCCTGGCGACGGTGCGTCACCACCTCCTGCCGGAGGGCACCTTCGTCTACGACGTGCTCAACACGCCCCGCGAGCCGGTGCTGCCGCGCGACGACGAGGAGCCCAACGCGGGCCTGGAGCCGCGCCGCCCGCTGTTCGCCCTGCACCTGCGCGAGCGCAAGCGCGCGGGCACCCCCAGCCCCATCCGCCGCCTCAAGCTGCGGCACTTCTCGCCGGAGGAGCTGGACGCGGCCCTCACCGCCGCGGGCTTCGTCCCCCGCGAGCGCTACGGCCGCTTCGACGGCAAGCCCTTCGACCTGGAGGACTCGCGCCACATCGGCGTGGCCGGGCCGTGA